In Afipia sp. GAS231, a single window of DNA contains:
- a CDS encoding response regulator, with product MNKPSNVVLLIEDEPKIRRFLRAGFEIHGFYVLEAENGTDGLKAATFNSPDLIILDLALPDLHGTEVLERLRSWSNVPVIILSVVSNEEEKVRLLQAGADDYVVKPFGMAELLARSEAALRRYFKTATENPVVVAGPLSIDLVGRTVSLNKNQIRLTRKEYRLLHILATHVGLVVTHDQLLKEIWSGNQRENIQYLRILVRKLRQKIETDPNDPRLLITESGVGYRLQPRLETNSVE from the coding sequence ATGAATAAGCCAAGCAACGTCGTTCTCCTGATCGAAGACGAACCGAAAATCAGGCGGTTTCTTCGCGCTGGCTTCGAAATTCATGGCTTCTACGTACTCGAAGCCGAGAACGGCACGGACGGATTGAAAGCAGCTACGTTCAATTCACCGGATCTCATCATTCTCGATCTGGCGTTACCCGATCTGCACGGTACGGAAGTTCTCGAACGGCTTCGATCGTGGTCGAACGTGCCCGTCATCATTCTATCGGTCGTATCCAACGAGGAAGAAAAGGTCCGACTGCTACAGGCGGGAGCCGACGACTATGTGGTCAAGCCATTCGGCATGGCCGAACTGCTCGCACGGAGCGAGGCCGCCTTGCGGCGATATTTCAAGACCGCGACCGAAAATCCAGTCGTCGTGGCCGGCCCGTTGTCGATCGACCTGGTCGGTCGAACCGTTTCGCTCAACAAGAACCAGATCAGGTTGACGCGAAAGGAATATCGTCTGCTCCACATCCTCGCGACGCATGTCGGCCTCGTGGTGACGCACGACCAGTTACTCAAGGAGATATGGAGCGGCAATCAGCGCGAGAATATCCAGTACTTGCGCATCCTGGTGCGCAAGCTACGGCAAAAAATCGAAACCGATCCCAATGACCCACGCCTGCTCATCACCGAATCGGGTGTCGGCTATCGCTTGCAGCCCCGGCTCGAAACCAACTCGGTAGAGTAG
- a CDS encoding outer membrane protein, protein MRRQMKLAFAAGILLATGATSGASAADMAIKARPVVAPVIATPWTGCYIGGNVGGGWNRMDTVRQLDVTGAPAPADYGREKDSSFIGGGQAGCDFQTGNLVFGVQGQFDFGNIRGRHALTDFPTFSETNNLQSITTGTGRIGYLFTPSLLGYGKLGVAFLRSSNQVFSPAGALVETGGFWQPAITVGGGLEWMFAPNWSVFAEYNYMFTEDDFAHQFTTPAGGQAEVLNVRPHVQTALVGINYKFHWDGPLVAKY, encoded by the coding sequence ATGCGTCGACAAATGAAATTGGCTTTTGCTGCTGGCATCTTGTTGGCAACCGGTGCAACCAGCGGCGCCTCGGCTGCGGATATGGCGATCAAGGCGCGGCCGGTCGTCGCACCGGTCATCGCCACGCCCTGGACCGGATGTTACATCGGCGGCAACGTCGGCGGCGGCTGGAATCGAATGGATACGGTGCGGCAATTGGACGTCACCGGTGCGCCGGCGCCTGCCGACTACGGCCGCGAGAAGGATAGTAGCTTCATCGGCGGCGGCCAGGCGGGCTGCGACTTCCAGACCGGCAATCTGGTGTTTGGCGTGCAGGGTCAGTTCGACTTCGGTAACATCAGAGGCCGTCACGCTTTGACGGACTTCCCGACCTTCTCGGAAACGAACAATCTCCAGTCCATCACGACCGGGACCGGCAGGATCGGCTATCTGTTTACCCCGTCGCTGCTCGGTTATGGCAAGCTTGGCGTTGCCTTCCTGCGAAGCAGCAACCAGGTATTTTCTCCGGCCGGCGCACTGGTGGAGACCGGCGGCTTCTGGCAACCCGCGATCACCGTCGGCGGCGGTCTTGAGTGGATGTTTGCGCCAAACTGGTCGGTATTCGCAGAATACAACTACATGTTCACGGAAGACGACTTCGCGCATCAGTTCACGACGCCGGCAGGCGGGCAAGCCGAGGTCCTCAACGTCAGGCCTCACGTGCAAACCGCTCTGGTCGGCATCAACTACAAATTCCACTGGGACGGACCGTTGGTCGCGAAATACTAA
- a CDS encoding outer membrane beta-barrel protein: MKRILLAGVSLAAFGLSNVAQAADAGKGPCPYGGDPYKNYNCLDAYLGSDFLSRFINYYRLEWGHDAAPADPKAPPGRRAYWPATPQSIPPYPFTEWPYGGTTTIGVTRPSSVDSPLMVALGNTPAGSWMNDNHIQVYGWLNAGGNFSTNTVRGGNSPAAYSYNPNTVQLDQAVLYIERLPDTVQKDHIDWGFRLAPIYGENYRYTTAYGLWSYQLLNQNKNNGYDMPMAYGEVFIPQIAEGLLVRFGRYISIPDIEAQLAPNNYMYSHSMTYTFDNYTNTGIQSTLALDKNWMVQLGVSVGTEAMPWHYGAKIANPFPNPLYPGTTMPKDPGAVPSVTGGVRWTSDSGNDNVYVVADGINGGQWGYNNLQWYGLTYYHKFNDQWHVSFETYNLHQNNVLNANNPNAVAAFAAGGTPFSPQVMPFNSPFFAQCSSATVFSCKAEVQTYLMYLSYKASPLDNISYRAEFYDDKQGQRTGTKTRYVETGIGWQHWFSPQIEIRPEVSYYKSLDGFAFNGNANLGIPNSRNYAIIGSADIIIHF, from the coding sequence ATGAAAAGAATTCTTCTGGCAGGGGTTTCGTTGGCGGCGTTCGGCCTGAGCAATGTGGCGCAGGCGGCAGATGCGGGGAAGGGACCTTGCCCGTACGGCGGCGATCCCTACAAGAACTATAACTGCCTCGACGCCTATCTCGGCAGCGACTTCTTGAGCCGCTTCATCAATTACTATCGGCTGGAATGGGGTCATGATGCCGCACCGGCAGATCCCAAGGCGCCTCCCGGGCGTCGCGCCTACTGGCCGGCAACACCGCAGAGCATCCCGCCATATCCCTTCACCGAGTGGCCCTACGGCGGCACCACGACGATCGGCGTCACCCGCCCCAGTTCGGTCGACAGCCCGCTGATGGTTGCCCTCGGCAACACCCCCGCCGGTTCGTGGATGAACGACAACCACATCCAGGTTTATGGCTGGCTCAATGCAGGCGGCAACTTCAGCACCAATACGGTGCGTGGCGGCAATTCGCCTGCGGCGTACAGCTACAATCCGAACACGGTCCAGCTCGACCAGGCCGTCCTCTATATCGAGCGGCTCCCGGATACGGTCCAGAAAGATCACATCGACTGGGGCTTCCGCCTCGCGCCGATCTACGGCGAAAACTATCGCTACACCACGGCCTACGGGCTCTGGAGTTATCAGCTCCTGAACCAGAACAAGAACAACGGCTACGACATGCCGATGGCCTACGGCGAGGTGTTCATTCCGCAGATCGCCGAAGGCCTGCTGGTGCGCTTCGGCCGTTACATCTCGATCCCGGATATCGAGGCCCAGCTTGCGCCGAACAACTACATGTACTCGCACTCGATGACGTACACCTTCGATAACTACACCAACACCGGTATCCAGAGCACGCTCGCTCTGGACAAAAATTGGATGGTTCAATTGGGTGTGTCGGTTGGCACCGAGGCGATGCCCTGGCACTACGGGGCGAAGATCGCAAATCCTTTCCCGAACCCGCTCTATCCCGGCACCACCATGCCGAAAGATCCGGGCGCCGTGCCTTCCGTCACCGGTGGCGTACGCTGGACCAGCGATAGCGGCAACGACAACGTTTACGTGGTTGCGGACGGCATCAACGGCGGCCAGTGGGGTTACAACAACCTGCAATGGTACGGGTTGACCTACTACCACAAGTTCAACGATCAGTGGCACGTCTCTTTCGAGACCTACAACCTGCACCAGAACAACGTTCTCAATGCGAACAATCCGAACGCCGTTGCGGCGTTTGCAGCGGGCGGCACGCCGTTCTCGCCGCAGGTGATGCCGTTCAACTCACCATTCTTCGCACAGTGCAGCAGCGCGACCGTTTTCTCCTGCAAAGCGGAAGTACAGACCTACCTGATGTATCTGAGCTACAAGGCGTCGCCGCTCGACAACATCTCCTATCGCGCGGAGTTCTACGACGACAAACAGGGCCAACGCACCGGAACCAAGACGCGCTACGTCGAGACAGGAATCGGTTGGCAGCACTGGTTCTCGCCGCAGATCGAGATCCGGCCTGAGGTGTCCTACTACAAGTCGCTGGACGGTTTTGCGTTTAACGGCAATGCGAACCTGGGCATTCCCAACAGCAGAAACTACGCCATCATCGGCTCGGCGGACATCATCATTCATTTCTGA
- a CDS encoding outer membrane protein — MKRILFTTVSLGVLGLMSPALGADLSPYIKAPAAVSPMYDWSGFYIGVFGGGGFGNHNLNNALGPAGFANFTINYDSTGAIAGGEAGYNVQSGNIVVGVEGDGFWSGIKGSDRTQFNAGTLPIGSWDATSLRNGATLRARGGIAVDRLLLFFTGGWAYGNFQHINTDPVLGIDQFSTHRSGLAAGGGIAYAVTDNLIGKFEYRYYDFGRYVRSAPLNGQLPYTVDNTYSVITVGLDFKFGGPVVAKF; from the coding sequence ATGAAACGAATTCTTTTCACCACCGTCTCGCTTGGTGTGCTGGGCTTGATGTCGCCGGCGCTCGGCGCCGATCTGTCGCCTTATATCAAGGCGCCGGCAGCGGTTTCGCCAATGTATGACTGGTCCGGCTTCTATATCGGCGTGTTTGGTGGCGGCGGCTTCGGCAACCACAATCTCAACAACGCACTGGGGCCCGCCGGCTTTGCCAACTTCACGATCAACTACGACTCGACGGGGGCCATCGCCGGTGGCGAGGCCGGCTACAATGTGCAGAGCGGCAACATCGTGGTCGGCGTCGAAGGCGATGGTTTCTGGTCCGGCATCAAGGGCAGCGATCGCACGCAGTTCAACGCCGGAACTCTTCCGATTGGCTCATGGGACGCAACCAGCCTTCGGAATGGTGCGACGCTTCGGGCGCGCGGCGGCATTGCGGTCGATCGCTTGCTGCTGTTCTTCACCGGCGGCTGGGCCTACGGCAACTTTCAGCACATCAACACCGATCCTGTGCTCGGCATCGATCAGTTCAGCACGCACAGGAGCGGCTTGGCCGCGGGCGGAGGTATCGCCTATGCCGTTACCGACAACCTGATCGGAAAGTTCGAATACCGCTACTACGATTTCGGCAGGTATGTCCGGTCGGCACCGCTCAACGGACAGCTACCGTACACCGTCGACAATACCTACTCGGTCATCACTGTCGGCCTGGATTTCAAATTCGGGGGTCCGGTCGTCGCGAAGTTCTGA
- a CDS encoding DUF4118 domain-containing protein, which yields MNFDLTMAQRLTNMATKPVGSSDRHDVRLDEEVAAHRIWRTIVAPPLLSILFVSLITAVLLPLDYTVAANLVPVAYLIPVIFAATRWGIWSATLTAIAGMAEADFFFFPPIYSFRVEDPQEAIDLLLFLIVALVSSNLASRLRRETEALRRRENQIQHLYEFSRLLAACFTVSDLISAIQKHLSRTLGRRATFFPAGADGHFDPPESGPVPKAVQVQIASMTAVRGMSAAIVTDEPTQHVWLLEPISSDTAVHGLVAVNIGSGPAKAIDLRTKSSRAVLEEVSLTFHRLDIEQAIEDARLHLQAQLLRDAFHGTLSHELCTPLAAIRGSASVLDSMSAVRENGRILSLVGAISDEAADLDGFIHNLLNATRVTAGGVSPNLEWADPRDIVNAAVKRRARRLAAHSLSIEFTDELPLVRVDSALIEEACGQLLENAAKYSPSGSTISIRARGEQGRAILSISDQGVGITPDEQLQLGRRSFRSPRHQAMIPGSGLGFWIASTFVKANGGAVDISSRGQGLGTTASITLPGTPMTSSELAALSDE from the coding sequence TTGAACTTTGATCTGACAATGGCTCAACGGCTCACCAATATGGCAACCAAGCCAGTTGGAAGCAGCGACAGGCACGACGTCCGGTTGGATGAAGAAGTGGCTGCGCATCGAATCTGGCGAACTATCGTCGCCCCTCCGCTATTGTCGATCTTGTTCGTCAGCCTGATCACCGCTGTCCTTCTCCCGCTTGACTACACCGTTGCGGCCAACCTCGTTCCGGTCGCCTATCTGATCCCGGTGATTTTCGCGGCCACACGATGGGGCATCTGGTCTGCGACCCTGACGGCGATTGCCGGCATGGCGGAAGCGGATTTTTTCTTTTTCCCTCCCATCTACAGTTTTCGGGTCGAGGATCCGCAAGAGGCCATCGATCTATTGCTGTTTCTCATTGTAGCACTCGTCAGCAGCAATCTGGCTTCACGGCTAAGGCGCGAGACGGAAGCGCTGCGCCGGCGAGAGAACCAAATTCAGCATCTGTATGAATTCTCGCGGCTGCTGGCAGCCTGCTTTACCGTATCGGACCTGATCTCTGCGATTCAGAAACATCTATCCCGAACGCTGGGACGACGGGCCACGTTTTTCCCGGCCGGAGCCGACGGTCATTTTGACCCGCCTGAATCCGGTCCGGTCCCGAAGGCCGTGCAAGTGCAGATCGCCTCCATGACCGCGGTGCGCGGGATGTCCGCCGCTATCGTGACCGACGAGCCGACACAGCATGTGTGGCTGCTGGAGCCGATCTCATCGGATACCGCCGTTCACGGCCTCGTTGCCGTCAATATCGGAAGCGGCCCAGCCAAGGCTATCGATCTCAGGACGAAAAGCTCGCGAGCTGTTCTTGAAGAAGTGTCTTTGACATTTCATCGCCTCGATATCGAACAAGCTATCGAGGACGCCAGGCTGCACCTGCAGGCGCAGCTATTGAGAGATGCGTTTCACGGGACGTTATCTCACGAATTGTGCACGCCTTTGGCGGCTATTCGGGGTTCGGCGAGCGTGCTTGATTCGATGTCCGCAGTTCGCGAAAACGGTCGAATCCTTTCACTGGTCGGAGCGATATCCGACGAAGCCGCAGACCTCGATGGCTTCATTCATAACCTCCTGAATGCAACCCGGGTGACAGCGGGCGGGGTCAGCCCGAATCTCGAATGGGCGGATCCACGGGACATCGTCAACGCAGCGGTCAAGCGAAGGGCCAGGCGCCTGGCGGCGCACAGCCTATCGATCGAATTCACCGATGAGCTTCCGCTGGTCCGGGTGGATTCTGCCCTGATCGAGGAAGCCTGCGGCCAGCTGCTGGAAAATGCCGCCAAATACTCTCCCTCCGGTTCAACTATTTCGATCCGGGCACGCGGCGAGCAAGGACGCGCGATCCTGTCGATCTCTGATCAAGGCGTCGGGATAACGCCGGATGAGCAGCTGCAATTGGGCCGCAGGTCGTTCCGAAGCCCACGCCACCAGGCAATGATCCCGGGATCCGGCCTGGGTTTTTGGATCGCATCTACCTTTGTCAAAGCGAACGGCGGTGCCGTCGACATATCCAGCCGCGGCCAGGGATTGGGAACAACGGCCTCAATCACCCTGCCCGGCACCCCGATGACGTCTTCCGAGCTGGCGGCCCTTAGCGATGAATAA
- a CDS encoding DUF3604 domain-containing protein — protein MKRTSKQRCLATTALGAGLVCLVVSSVFAQGNPLRDAYFGELHVHTSWSLDAWLFGNRVTDPGDAYKYFKGETIKHPLGYDIKIETPLDFAGVTDHSEYVGVMKLANDPSSPISKLPAAAPLILKNNSPEEVQRVYLYGANLLGGAPVKALASPEIAHTVWEQNVQLADKANEPGKFTAFCSYEWTSMPNNMNLHRNVFFRDCAHVPAIPYSSLESPDPTDLWTWMDGQRKAGNELLAISHNANLSDGRMYPTDVDLKGRPIDKTYAESRMRNEPLIEIKQIKGQSETHPLLSPNDEFANFEVLTYLLGDPAGRIPHVIGSYARQALKDGLALEDTKGFNPYRFGFGAASDSHDTGVPYRQDNFFGAHGIADATIETRMSGHLFAGLDVRKEGPAGLTGVWAEENTRESIFNAMKRKETFAVSGPHIKVRFFGGWNYAETASAEQRRQFWKFTPDWIKDRDWVKAAYAQGAPMGGDLTPMPAGDKTPSFAVWAVKDPTSGNLDRIQIIKGWTKSGQSFEKVFDVAWGGDREPDKWTGRVPPIASTVDVEKATYTNSSGAVELKTVWTDPEFDPGVPAFYYARVLEVPTPRWTTIQAAKLGIAPPDVVAATVQERAWSSPIWYSPTAEARKIAKAGPTVDDLMKQGAVALNDAQLKALIVDKSPWLQNNVTGTKFKITYSASGTANATQTLTPIDPTYVTSKLDQNQGQSLIDHAGRGVVQPSAVGDPAGASYLGTPSPYYVNNGKIVTVIAGTPIEVTAYKLGDKYYGARSNEFGYSNYEIIPAVPELNPLPGKPELR, from the coding sequence ATGAAACGGACGTCTAAGCAACGCTGTCTCGCAACGACCGCATTGGGAGCCGGACTTGTCTGCCTTGTTGTTTCGTCCGTGTTCGCCCAGGGCAACCCTCTCCGCGATGCGTATTTCGGCGAGTTGCACGTCCACACCAGCTGGTCGCTCGATGCCTGGCTGTTCGGCAATCGGGTGACGGATCCCGGCGATGCCTACAAATATTTCAAGGGCGAGACGATCAAGCATCCGCTCGGCTACGACATCAAGATCGAGACGCCGCTCGACTTCGCGGGCGTCACCGATCACTCCGAATATGTCGGCGTGATGAAGTTGGCCAATGATCCCAGTTCGCCAATTAGCAAGTTGCCAGCCGCGGCGCCGCTGATCCTCAAGAACAACAGCCCAGAAGAGGTTCAAAGAGTCTACCTCTACGGCGCCAATTTGCTCGGTGGTGCGCCGGTCAAGGCGCTCGCGAGTCCCGAGATCGCGCACACGGTCTGGGAACAGAACGTCCAACTCGCGGACAAGGCCAATGAACCCGGCAAGTTCACAGCCTTCTGCAGCTATGAGTGGACATCCATGCCGAACAACATGAACCTCCACCGCAATGTCTTCTTCAGGGATTGCGCCCATGTGCCGGCGATACCGTATAGTTCGCTCGAGTCGCCTGATCCGACCGACCTCTGGACCTGGATGGACGGACAGCGCAAGGCGGGCAACGAACTTCTCGCAATCTCGCATAACGCCAACCTGTCGGATGGACGTATGTATCCAACCGACGTCGACCTAAAGGGGCGACCGATCGACAAGACCTACGCTGAATCCCGGATGCGCAATGAACCTCTGATCGAGATCAAGCAGATCAAGGGGCAATCGGAAACCCATCCTCTGCTCTCGCCCAATGACGAATTCGCCAACTTCGAGGTCCTTACTTATCTGCTCGGCGATCCGGCCGGCCGCATTCCGCATGTCATCGGCAGCTATGCCCGCCAGGCACTCAAGGATGGGCTTGCGCTCGAGGACACCAAGGGTTTCAATCCGTACAGGTTCGGCTTCGGCGCCGCCTCCGACTCGCACGACACCGGGGTGCCTTATCGTCAGGACAACTTCTTCGGGGCCCACGGTATCGCCGACGCAACCATCGAGACGCGCATGTCGGGACATCTGTTCGCCGGCCTCGATGTGCGCAAAGAAGGCCCCGCCGGGCTTACGGGCGTGTGGGCGGAGGAGAACACCCGCGAGTCGATCTTCAACGCCATGAAGCGCAAGGAGACCTTCGCGGTTAGCGGCCCGCACATCAAGGTCCGATTCTTTGGTGGCTGGAATTATGCCGAGACTGCATCGGCTGAGCAGCGGCGGCAATTCTGGAAGTTCACGCCGGACTGGATCAAGGACCGCGATTGGGTCAAGGCTGCCTACGCACAGGGCGCGCCGATGGGCGGAGATTTGACCCCGATGCCCGCGGGCGACAAGACACCGTCATTCGCGGTGTGGGCGGTCAAGGATCCCACCTCCGGCAATCTCGACCGCATCCAGATCATCAAGGGCTGGACCAAGAGCGGTCAAAGCTTCGAGAAGGTCTTCGACGTCGCCTGGGGAGGCGACCGAGAGCCCGACAAGTGGACAGGTCGCGTGCCGCCGATCGCAAGCACGGTCGATGTCGAAAAAGCCACCTACACGAATAGCAGCGGCGCCGTCGAACTGAAGACCGTGTGGACCGATCCTGAGTTCGATCCGGGCGTTCCGGCGTTCTACTATGCGCGTGTGCTCGAGGTTCCGACGCCGCGCTGGACGACGATCCAGGCCGCGAAACTCGGCATCGCACCGCCCGACGTGGTGGCGGCAACCGTCCAGGAGCGGGCGTGGAGTTCCCCAATCTGGTACAGCCCGACCGCCGAGGCGCGGAAAATCGCCAAGGCTGGTCCCACCGTCGACGATCTCATGAAGCAGGGGGCAGTCGCGCTCAACGATGCTCAGTTGAAGGCGCTGATCGTCGACAAGTCCCCATGGCTGCAGAACAACGTCACCGGCACGAAGTTCAAGATCACCTATAGCGCGTCAGGGACGGCCAATGCGACGCAAACGCTTACGCCGATCGATCCGACGTACGTGACGTCAAAACTCGACCAAAATCAGGGTCAGAGCCTGATCGATCACGCCGGCCGTGGCGTTGTCCAGCCAAGCGCCGTCGGCGATCCGGCGGGGGCTAGCTATCTTGGCACGCCCTCGCCCTATTACGTCAACAACGGCAAGATCGTCACCGTGATCGCCGGCACGCCGATCGAAGTCACTGCCTACAAACTGGGAGACAAGTATTACGGCGCCCGCAGCAACGAGTTCGGCTACTCGAATTACGAGATCATCCCGGCAGTGCCCGAACTCAATCCGTTGCCGGGTAAGCCCGAGCTGCGCTGA
- a CDS encoding efflux RND transporter periplasmic adaptor subunit: MIANWNLRRLAIVLTTTALLGGAVVVAVRTFVPHAKSTEAAHPAKVELPRYVPTAAEWASLTIQPVSEQAFRAERITEGKIAVNEESSTPIFSPYAGRVTKLLVKPSDMVERGQPLFVIEATDTVQGLNDFVAALGALNTARSKLNLAQIVEKRANDLYAGKAVPLKDWQQSQADLTAAQNDLRSAETALEATHNRLRILGRSEDQISAFQQTRQMSADTPIYSPIGGTVIQRKVGPGQFISSGATDPVFIVGDLSTVWLTAFVRESEASGVAVGQDILFSLLALPGSQFKARVDYVAAAIDPATRRLLVRATIDNKDGLFKPEMFANVTIYAGGDHPSVGVPKQALIYEGDRVRLWVAHDDKSIELRQIETGLINGDLVEVRANLKAGEKIVTRGSLFIDRAASGS; encoded by the coding sequence ATGATTGCAAATTGGAATTTGCGACGGCTGGCTATTGTCCTCACGACGACGGCACTGCTCGGCGGCGCTGTCGTTGTTGCTGTGCGGACGTTTGTACCGCACGCCAAGTCGACTGAGGCGGCGCACCCTGCAAAAGTGGAGCTGCCTCGTTATGTTCCGACCGCAGCGGAGTGGGCGAGCCTGACGATCCAACCGGTATCGGAGCAGGCGTTTCGTGCCGAACGAATCACGGAAGGCAAGATCGCGGTCAACGAGGAAAGCTCGACGCCGATCTTTTCGCCCTATGCCGGCCGCGTGACGAAGCTGTTGGTCAAGCCGAGCGACATGGTCGAGCGCGGGCAGCCGCTGTTCGTCATCGAGGCCACCGATACTGTCCAGGGACTGAATGACTTCGTTGCGGCGTTGGGCGCCCTGAACACGGCGCGGTCCAAGCTCAATCTGGCGCAGATCGTCGAGAAGCGGGCCAACGACCTCTATGCCGGCAAGGCGGTGCCGCTGAAGGACTGGCAGCAGTCGCAGGCCGATCTGACGGCCGCGCAGAATGACCTGCGCTCGGCCGAAACGGCGCTGGAGGCCACGCATAACCGGTTGCGAATTCTCGGCCGTTCGGAAGACCAGATCTCCGCATTTCAGCAGACGCGGCAGATGAGCGCCGACACGCCGATCTACTCGCCGATCGGCGGCACGGTGATACAGCGTAAGGTCGGACCGGGCCAGTTCATCAGCAGCGGAGCGACCGACCCCGTCTTCATCGTCGGCGATCTCTCCACGGTGTGGTTGACCGCGTTCGTGCGGGAGTCCGAAGCGTCAGGCGTGGCTGTCGGTCAGGACATCCTGTTCTCGTTGCTCGCTCTGCCTGGCAGCCAATTCAAGGCTCGCGTCGATTATGTCGCCGCCGCCATCGACCCCGCGACCCGCCGGTTGCTGGTGCGGGCAACCATCGACAACAAGGACGGCCTGTTCAAGCCGGAGATGTTCGCCAACGTGACGATCTATGCCGGCGGAGATCATCCCTCGGTCGGCGTCCCGAAACAGGCGCTGATCTACGAAGGCGATCGTGTGCGCCTGTGGGTGGCGCATGACGACAAGTCGATTGAGCTCCGCCAAATCGAAACTGGACTGATCAACGGCGACCTGGTCGAGGTGCGGGCCAATCTTAAGGCCGGAGAAAAGATCGTCACCAGGGGCAGCCTGTTCATCGATCGGGCGGCCTCCGGCAGCTAA